Genomic window (Nicotiana sylvestris chromosome 7, ASM39365v2, whole genome shotgun sequence):
TTTTTACGAGACGGGGGCCTTATTATATTTTTATCGCTGCCCCTTAAAGGCTTTTCAATGTTCAGGGTGCCAAGctatttatataattatttttaaagtatgcatatatacatatacaagaTTTTTACCAAAATTTACGGGGTCCATTAACCCCTCGAttatgtacataatgaactaaaATTACTTCtatttaaagaagaaaggaagcaattGCGAGAATTTTTAGGAATTAGCTGCAAGACTTTTCAAGAAGCAACTGTGAGACTTTTATAAACTGCTTGTAAGTTGTCTGCATGAGATTCACGCAACCTGCCTGTTTAATAGGATACTGCTGCATGTCATTTCATTGAGTTGCTTGCAACCTGCCTGCATCAGCTATTTGTAGATAAACttcaatggagtactaaatggataatcATATGTAGGAATGTTATCTATAGCGGAGTAATAACTGGACATCtataatataatatttttataatattgccTCTTGGAGGTTCATTATTAAgtgtctcgttaaaaccttactagaaaaAATCCGGTGGAAAAAAATCCTAGGGAAGGAAATACCTTACAAGAAAAATATTGTGAAAAAaatcttagtaagggaaaaaAAGTACAACGCATATTTTATTGTCCCCGATGAAAAATCTGCTTAAACATTTGAGTCATCGCATTCCAATTTTGTGTAACATCTTCTCAAAATTTGAAGTTGGTAAAGATTTAGTGAACAAATCTATTGGATTGTCACTTGAATGGATTTGCTGCACATCGATATTACCATTCTTCTGTAAATCATGTGTAAAGAATAACTTTGATTAAAtatgttttgttttatttccttttatgaatcctcccttgaATTGCACTATGCATGCAACATTATCTTCATATAAAATTATTGGTATTTTGGTATCACATTTCATACCATATCTCCCTCTAATGAAATGTATCATCGATCTTAACCATATACATTctctacttgcttcatgaataactATTATCTCAACATGATTTGAGGAAGTAGCAACAATGGATTATTTTGTAAATGGCCATGATATTGCAGTACATCCGCATGTAAACATATAACATGTTTGAGATTGAGCATTATGTGggtcagataaataacctgcatctccATAACCAACAACATTTGCACTACCTTTGTTAGTATAAAACAAACTGTAACGACCTGGttggttgttttgagtattttagccacGGTCCCCTATTCATTGCCTCTTCTATATTGTATTatggttatgtgacttgccgggggtGTTTGATTTTGATTTAGGTGAGTTCCGCAGTGAAATGGGACACATAGTACCTAAGTCGGAGGCTTGAAAGAGTTGATCGTAGTTTGACTTTTGTATAGATGACCCCAGAATAGAGTTTTGACAGTTCTAATAGCTctgtatgatgattttgaaccTCGGAGCGTGTCTGGATATTGATTTAGAGGTACGTAGGCCATTTCAGCTTGAATTGGTGGAAGTTAGAAACttaaaggtttggaaggttgagaagtttgaccgggagttgactttattgatatcggagtcggatgCCGCTTCTGGAAGTTGGAATACAAAATTCTCCCAAACCAAGCTCTCTAactcaaaatgtgataaatgaAATCAAACCCCTCGTTCAAGATTCTATTGCCTAGTGATTCTGCATATGCGATCACTTAACTGCATTTGTGGTGCCGCTTCTACAGTCAAATAATCGTATATGCGTTTCTGCCTCAACACCAAGATTTCCTCTTCTTCGGCCTAAACCTTGAACCTGCGGACCCGCTTCTACGTTCCACCATCACAGGTGCGATCACGCTTCTGCGATAATCCTCTGCATCTGTGGAAACTTTTTAGCTCAACCAACATCGCTTTTGCGGTCAAATGTCCGCACTTGCGGACTAGCTCCAACCTGCCCCATCTTTGCTTTTGCAGCTCAATGTCTGCATTTGTGGGCTCGGACCTGCGGCCATGCCTTCACTGGTGCAAAAATACTAGAAACCAGATACCTTCAACAATTCAACGAAGTTCAAGAATGATCCAAAAACAATCTGAAACACAATCGAGGCCCATGACCACGTATAAACATACCAACGAGTTGCAATACATAACACAAGCCTACTTAATGCCTCAAATCAtgccaaacaatatcaaaactacgaatcacacatcaattcaagcctaagtaaACTAGTGAATCTCCAACTTACAAAACTCATGTCAAACCACATCAAATCAACCCgcaatgacctcaaattttgcatgcaagtccaaTGACCCAACGGGATTATATCAACTCCGGGAACCACAATCCAAACCcaatatcaacaaagtcaaccatTGGTCAAAGCTATCAACCTTCCAAACATTTTACTTTCCAACTTCAGCCAAAAAACACCAAACCAATCTacaaacctccaaatccaaatctggacatacgcctaagttcaaaatcatcatataaagctaaggttgtattgtggtccgggcccggGCCTAAACGGGCCTGGGTTTTGCGGGCCGGGCTTTGGCGGTCCCGAGCCAAACGGTCTCGGGCCTAACGGGCCAAATGAGTGGAACCGGCCCACTgcggtcctaagcccacatggtcccgggctaaatgggccgGGCCCGCGGGCCTAAACGGGCGTTTCTCGTTCCGGGCTATttattttttatctaaggcaatttcttgtaaactatatatgtatatactaatataaattgcttatatatagctatataaatatatatagtatatatagtatgtatatataattatatattgccttatataatatatagcttatatatattatatatactatatctatatctataatatatatatctacaaatatatatatatatatatatatatatagtttaaatttgatatagtatatatattatatatctaatacatataaactatatatatatatatatatatatatatatatatatatatatatatatatagtttatatgtattagagatatatgtattatatatatatatatattgccttatatatagcttatatgtatatatatatatatatatatatatatatatatatatatatatatattgcactatatatatataagctatagatATAGTtcaaattaaagtttacatttaatacTCGGTATCAAAGCTgcaaattaaagtttacatttaatacttcaaattaaagttAAATACCTTcaacataatacttcaaattaatctaacaaactagaacattaagcataatacgtctaataatttgaaaataacacaaattatctcaaatcaacttaaaattttaaatacGAATGTCTGGAGAACACGCAAGACAActctttatatgcctccttaaagagTCTGTGCCCTCCTTTCGACGACGAGTGTAGactcgaccacagttcttgcactttattatgtaaacttcttcattttcttctaccacattaaagtgttccaaaacaaatgggtgcaatctagaatcaccgggcatgatttaacttgaattaagaATTGGAGTTTGagaatgagagatgagtgaagacttgaatacttcaatttgagtttgaaaaatgagagagattgatgaatttgtgagtaaaaatgaaagaatgagggggtatttatagttgagaatagggaaaaagtgtaattataaaaagttaggggttaaaacaaagtttgggagccaaatggctatttttgaaagtGCCAAACGGCTAAAAATGCAGTCCAACAGCTACATTTTAAATATCTAACCGTTGtccctttttaattttttttaaattagccGTTGGGCCTGTttggcccggttgaaccggcccaggctCGCCTGCCGGTCCCGGACTAAACGGTCCCGAGCTCACGGGCTTTTTGGTAAGGACCGGCCCGCTATGGGCTTTTGCACCACTAGAGATCGGTCCATTTGGCACGCGGTCCCGGGCCGGTCCCCGCCCACAATACACCCTTATATaaagctattggaaccatcaaaatactATTCTGTAGTCATCTATACAAAGTAAAACTCCAGTTAAATCTTACAACTTGAGCCTCCAAcattgggactaagtgtcccaattcactccaaaacctcttcgaaaccaaaccaaccaccctagCAAGTCACGTGACTACAAATACACATAAGCATGGCATAAAATAGGAGAAACACGGCTAAAATGCTAAAAATGATAGGTCGGGCCGTTACATTCTTCCCTAACAAaggttcgtcctcgaacgagtatagagacatacctaaagtgccAAATATATGAGGATATTAGCTTCGTATATCATGCTGGATCTCCCAAGATGCCTCCTTGACCAGTTGACCTCTTCACCGAACCTTTACCGATGCAatgttcttcgacctcaacttccGGACCTACCTGTCCAAAATAGCCATCGGCTACTCAACATATGGCAAATCATTGTCCAATTGCATTGAgatgaaatctaacacatgtgaTGGATCACCATAATACTTTCGGTGCATGAAAACATGGAACACCGGGTGAACTCctgataagctgggtggcaatgCAAGTGTGTAGGCCACCTCATCCACTCTCTAAAGAATCTCAAAAAGAccaatataccgagggctcaactttcctttcatcccaaacctcatcacacccttcatgggcaaaactcTAATAGAACCCTCACATACACCATGAATACCATATCACGAGCcctcctatcagcataactcttttgcctaaaTTGTGTTGtatgaagccgctcctgaatcaacttcaccttctccaaagcatcacgGACCAAATCAGcgcccaataacctagcctccccaggctcaaaccaaccaactagagaacgACATTGGCTCCCATATAAGGTCTCGTAAGGATCCATCTGGATGCTCAACTGATAGCTGCTGTTGTAGGCTAACtctacgagcggtagaaactgatcccatgaactcCCGAAGTCAATAACATAGGCACGTAACATGTCCTTCGGTATCTGAATAATGTGCTCGGACAGTCCGTCCGTTTGGGATGAAATGCCATACTCAGCTCGACTGTGTGCCCAACTCTAgctgcacgactctccaaaaaTGCAATGTAAACTACGTGCCTTGATATGAGGTAATAGACACTGGCACACCAtggaacaatctcccgaatataaatccaAGCCAGCTGCTCTATAGAGTAGGCAGTCATGATTGGAACAAAGTGTGCAGACGTGGTCaactatccacaataacccatactacgTTGAATCTCTTCAAGGTCCATGGAAGTGCAACTAAAAAATCCATAgtaatatgctcccacttccactctgggatATCAAGCCTCttaagcaaaccacccggtctttgatgctcgtacttcacctgttgatagttcaaacatcgagccacataatccataatgtctttcttcattcttctccactagtagtgctgcctcaaatcatggtacatctttgtggcacccggatgaatggaatacgaCGAACTATAGGCCTCTCAAGTATCAACTCATGCAACCCATCCACATTTGGAACACATATTCGaacctacatcctcaacaccctatcataCCCAATAGTCACCTCCTTGGCATCATCGTGCCGCACCGTGTCCTTAAGGGCAAGAAAGTGGAGATTATTATACTAACGTGCCTTGATGTGCACAAACAAAGAAGATCGTGAAGCCACGCAAGTAAGAACCCGATAgtctccgaaatatccaacctcacgaacctgttggccaaagcctgaacatccaaagttAATGGTCTTTTCCCAAGTGGAATAAAAACAAGACCACCCATGCTCTTAGCCTTCTTACTCAATACATCGTTCACCACATTGACCTTTCCTGGAtaataaagaatggtgatatcatagtctttcagtaaCTGCAACCACCTCCATTACCTAAAGTTCAGATCTTTTTACTTGAATAAGTGATCTAGACTcctgtgatctgtgaacacctcagaTGACACGCCGTAAACATAATGCCTTCAAATATTCAGCATGTGAtcaatggttgccaactccaaatcataaactgagtagttcttctcatgcagCTTCAATTGatgcgaagcataagcaatcactctaccatcCTGCATTAAGACACACCTGATGCCAATccatgaagcatcacaatagactatgTAAGAACCCGATGttgaaggcaaaactagaactggagttgtagttaaggcagtcttgagcttctgaaagctctcctcagaCTCATCAGATCACCTGAATGGGGCACCCTTTAGGGTCAATCTAGTTAAAGGTGATGCAACGGACGAGAAGCCCTCTACGAAACGACGACAATACCCAGCCAATCCAAGGAGACTCCAAATCTCAGTAGCAGAAGACTGTTTGGACCAACTataaactacctcaatcttctttgtaTCCACCTTAATCCCTTCACTAGACACCCCGTGGCCCAAGAATTCCATTGAATCAAGCCAAAATTCGCACTTGGAGAATTTAACATatagcttcttctccctcaaagtCTGGAGCACGATCCTCAAGTGCTACTTATGATCCTCCCAACtgcgagaatacaccaatatatcatcaatgacCATGATGATGAAAGAATCAAGATGTGGCTGGAACACACTATTTACCAAGTGcttaaaagttgttggggcattgttcagcccaaaagacatcaccaaaaactcatagtgaccatattgGATCCTGAAAGCCGTCTTCGGAATATCTGAAGCCCTAATATTCAACTTATGCTACCCCAATCTCAATTCAAATCTTAGAGAATACCATAACACCCTGAATCTAATAAAACAAATCATTAATACACAgcaatgggtacttgttcttgactgtaaccttgttcaactactagtagtcaatacacatcctcatcaaaCTGTctttattcttcacaaatagaactggagCACCCCCAAGGTGAAATACTCGATTACATGAAACCTGATggcgtccaaatccactactaaaaagtaaatggacacggtcacatgcaatataatttaccaaactatgagtcggggtcgaatcccacagagaacaatatgtaggcgattaggcgtgtaagagaattatcacttattatGCTAAGCCAAATACTTAGAaatattttgagaaaatatttataactaattgagaaaataaaaactaacctagaaagcaagtaatgATCAATGGTTACAAGTACGGATGCACGAGGAATTACTTTCAGTAACTATCCAATGTATTTTACGATTTtataaatatgagcgagtttatgttaatatgacttgggtaataattctatattagcttcttctgaAGACTAataagacttcctaattgaattatccctaaaacaattaagagattaagcacacccaaatatggctacaagtagttcaatcctatccctaggtcgAATCTATAAAGTGAGGgataaagcctcaagttcttgttaattaatctttcccaaccccaaattatctttcccaaaattaattcaaagtaaatggtcgagtcctagggttagctaatccctttggaaatattaaagagcaagaataattaaagaaacaataactcactttaATATAACTAAAAAttgttcaatacataagcacaacaagataatTAATCCACACTTTTAATATAAATattcccataaacaagattcaagtattgaaaaaaatactacacacttagatatacaatacaaagcaaggaaatgaagaaataaatataaataggcaagaaattctcaaccaaatgCTTCCAATCTTCAAGATCCAAGTGTGTGCGCAAGAACCCTGGCTCCAAAACTTGTCTTCTCTAGTCTAAAGACtgaaaaataagccaaagatatgTTTCCAATAAGCTAGGCCATGTATAAATGGCTTGGGGGGTCAAAAACGTGAAATTCCATTTCTGCCCAGAATTTGCCCAAAATATAAGCTATGAGATCGCATACTTATACCCGCATTCGTGGAGAATAACTTCTGCAAAGCTACGCAATCGCGTACAGAGACCCGCGTTCGCGTAGCATAGTTGACCAGCCGCTGACCAGgctttcttcttcgcgatcgtaCAGCTCCAATCGCGTTCGCACAACTTCAGTCTGCTGAACTTACGCGATCGCATAGATTCCTCCGTGGTCGCATAGAGTGTTCACTGGCAGCAGTTAAATTTTCTCATTTTAACACGTTTTGACTTGGTTTCTTCGTTTCATCTCTAAATCACTTGATACATGAAATATGCCAATAAATCTCTATAAATGTTTTAGTTTCTCAACAAAATCATACAAAAGCctaaatatcaagaagatataagttggtaaaataccaacttatcaaacccccaaacttaaactattgtttgtcctcaagcaattcAACAACTAAGAACATCCTTTAGTAAAATCAACAATTAAGCTCAATGGCATAccaaatatcatttcaagtcaaAAAGGTTTAAATCAAACACAATCTAGTGACTTTGGTTGGTACCAACAATTAATTCAAAGCATATGAATTACCAACTTCTCATAAATTTTGTTTCGATTCAAGTGCTCAAACACTACATTAATCAAAGTAGCAACCAAGTCATGATactaaagcttcaaaatttgcctCATTATCACCAACAATTTTCTTTTGTTCGTTCCTCCCAATTGGAGATTGAATTAAGTTCACAACTCAAAAtttcatgtgccctcacacttAAGAGAGAATCCCAACTTataaattgcaatttaaacaCAAATGGAatatcaaatggaaagaattaactctctctctctctctctctctcacacacacacacacacacaaatgtTCAAATGCACATAAGTAGTGCCATAGGCTTGTCCTTCATGTATTTCTCCACTAATGTACACACTTGATTCAAAATCAAGTAGGACATAAAGGATTGTACTGTAGGTTTTTGGTTAAGGAAGGGTACAATTTGGATAAGATTGATTCAAAACCTCCCTACGCACTACAATTTGCGACAATTAAAGCACACtttcttcaaaaatatttccatcctttcttcactttttattccAAACCTAATCTTCCCTTTATTCACAACTCCTTATATAGTGGAACCTTCCTTGATTTTGAAGACAAAAAATATGATGAGTAAGCaagaagaaatatatatatatatatatatatatatatatatatatatatattattaccTTTCACCTTTTAAGCAACTTCCACATCATAACTGTTTCAACCTTCacccccaaacttaggcttttagattatgtttatactttcaaagtacttagggaggtagAGCGCCAAAAGCTAGATCAATAAAGAATAAAGGGTTAAAGCTTGTAACATGGTTGTCAAAGAAAAAatttaaaggctcaaaagggatTGACTAGTGAAAATATGCAAGGGTAGAAAATTTAAGGCACAATAACGGTACAAGGAAGACCTAACATCATTTTTTAAACCAAGTTAGTCTAGGATTTTCGTCTTGAAGCATATTCCGGGAAAGTTATAGACTACAAATAATGCAAAAGAACTCATAACAACTCTCACCACATGGCATATGCAAACTCGAGTGACATATAAATCTAAAATCCAATTAAAACCAATGAACCCAAAGAAAATCACATATAGCCTAAAAAGACTATTTAATGAATCAAAGAGGAAACAATAGAACCTAAAAGTCACAACAAGGATTATTACTtcaatcatttttcattttaaagATCAAGACTTCATATGCCAAAGTTTAGATCATGTTTGTACCAAACAAGCCATATGTTGGTTTATGGACAAAAAGATCACACCCAATAACCAATTTATTCACTAGTAGATActaaactaaaaaaaaagaaaaaaatatttaccTAAAAATTTCTCAAAAAAACTAGACAAGACTAATCTCTTAAGAAAGTTGTCAGGCCATCCATCATAGGGAAAATCACCCGGTTCGTCACAAATTATTTccatggaaaagaaccgtggcataaagaaaaaccaagaattTTAATTAATACTACTACAAGTAAATAAAGTagcaaaataagaaaaaataaaaaataaaaactaatgcTAACATGCTAGAATTAAACATCAAATTATCACTAATAAACTACAACGTCAACCAATCTACACaagttatcacaaaaaataatcaTGCTCCAACTACATCATCACATGTAAATGAGTCACCCCCAACCTAAAGTGTTGCATTATCCTCAatgcaactaaacaaaacaaGATAAAATGAAGGAGGTGCTCCCTGAAACTGCATCACTCAGAGCTGGAGGTGGTGGGAAATTTGAGTTCCaaatcctcatcatcatcatcctctAATTCATGTGAGCCAAAGATTGAACTCAGCTTGTGTATCATTTTGGACAGaaatttgcttttctttttctcatGCTCCTTGAACTTCGACTGTCGCCTCTCCATCTTTCCTTGTCTTCGGCTCATGTCTTCCAACCTGTTTTTGATTGTTTTTTATTCCTGAACTACATCATCAAAATATGGCTTCTTACCAGTCCCAGTAGAAGTGCTCTCCCCAGATTGACCAGAAGGAAGGCCAGCTACAAGTTGACGAATGTGAGCATCGACACCATAGATTTGACTAGAAAGGTGGCACATAGTGGGAGGTCCATAAGGTAGTGGATAAATGGGGATATGTAGTCCTGCTGATACTGTGGAAGAACCACTGGACCCATCGACAGTCTCAGTAAACTACCCAAATGAAGGGGATAACACATCaattctcctcttcttcttcccgCTAGTTGGCCCTTTTCTGAGCAATGAATAAATTGTCGTGCCAGGGTCCTTCTCAGAATCATGCGGGTCCTTTAGCACCCCAACATCATAGCACAACTGAGTGATCAATGAGGGAAAAAATAGACTCT
Coding sequences:
- the LOC138873736 gene encoding uncharacterized protein; translation: MLRAYVIDFGSSWDQFLPLVELAYNSSYQLSIQMDPYETLYGSQCRSLVGWFEPGEARLLGADLVRDALEKVKLIQERLHTTQFRQKSYADRRARDMRVDEVAYTLALPPSLSGVHPVFHVFMHRKYYGDPSHVLDFISMQLDNDLPYVE